GATGACGGTCAGCCAGGGTGCCGCGCTCGTCCGTGGGGCGGGCTGGTCCATGTCCGGAGCTCCTCCATAAGTGCATCCTTTGTTACAGCCGTCATCTTCTGTAACCATGGTGCGCAGCGGAAGGAGGCACTTTTATGTCACACCGTCACACGCATGTGTCCGAGCAGGTCATCAACGAGGCGTGTCCGGTCACGGAGGTGCTCGACCATGTGGCGGGCAAGTGGAGCATCGGCATCCTGGTCGCCGCGGCGGACGGTCCCATCAGGTTCACCGAACTGGAACGCGGCATCGAGGGCATCAGCCGGCGGATGCTCACCCTGAACCTGCGCAAGCTGGAACGCGACGGCCTGCTCGTCAGGACCGTCCACCCCACCGTGCCGCCGAAGGTCGAGTACAGCCTCACGCCCATGGCGCGGGAGTTGCACTCCTGTCTCTCCGGGCTGGTCGACTGGGCGCAGCGGCACCGCGCCGCCATCGCCGACGCCCGGGCCGCCTACGACACCGGTGCCGCCGCGACGTCGGCGGCACCGCGGGACCAGCGGCCGGAGCGCAGAGGAGTCGTCTGAGGCGGACCGATCGGTGGAGGAAGCAGCGCGGTGTGACGCCCGGACGCCCCGGTTGCCGCTGCCGTAGGCCCGCCTCCGGCACCTGGGACGGTTCTTTCGGATCGTCGCGCCGTCCGCGATGACTTGCACGGTCGACGTCCGCAGTGACTCTGTCGTCGCGCTGATCGGCCCCACGATCCGCGCAGCGCCGGTGCCCTTGGTCGGCGCGACGGAAGACTGCCGTCGAGGGCCTTCGGTCGGCACGGCCGTACGCCTCCGGCCTGGGCGGGGACGGGGATCCGGAGCGTCCTCGTTCCCGCCGGGCCGGAGGCGTACGCCGGTTTCGTCAGGCTATGTCGAGGATGAACTTCGTGCCCGAGTCGCTGACGCTCTTGAGCTGGCAGTTGACCGTGCCCCCGGGGCCGGTGGCGGGGGTCACCCCGCTTCCTGGCGTCATGCGCAGACAGGCGTTCTGGAAGGTCGCCGACCCGGTGACGAACGAACCGTCAGGCTGCGCGGAGAAGGTGAACTTCTCGTACACCCCGGCGTTGTACTGGCAGTTGACGGTGCCTCCGCCGGCGCCGTTGCCGGGGAGCCCGCTGGCGTCCATGCGGAGGAACACGTTGGGGTAGGCGACCGACTCGAGGGCGTAGACGCCGCTTCCCTGCGAGCGGAGCCGGAACGAGGTCTCGGGGCCGGGGCCGTACTGGC
This Streptomyces misionensis DNA region includes the following protein-coding sequences:
- a CDS encoding winged helix-turn-helix transcriptional regulator, which encodes MSHRHTHVSEQVINEACPVTEVLDHVAGKWSIGILVAAADGPIRFTELERGIEGISRRMLTLNLRKLERDGLLVRTVHPTVPPKVEYSLTPMARELHSCLSGLVDWAQRHRAAIADARAAYDTGAAATSAAPRDQRPERRGVV